TTAGAAATAGGGTAAGTCATTTAAAAGTGTTAAGCATTTTAtatctgatataaatattatggAAATGACCCAAACAAGCTTGAATAACAGGTACATGTGTCGATGTTTATTTATAGTAACACTAATTTAGTTCAGAATTCCAGATTTACAGAAACACAACTTGGCTTACCCAAGCAGATCTAAGTCTCGTATCCGCCCGTTATCCCACAGAAGGACAGGCCATCCGAACACAAGTCCACCACCCTATGATGCATAGCTTCTCCTTTCTTCTCTTTAAAAGGCAGTCCTTCTCCTCCTTCTGTCCCTTTCTTGTGGGCTTTCCTCAAGGCCTCCTCCATCTTTCCCTGCCTTTGTAGGTTGTCCCtttgtttttaagattaatTCCTGTTCTTCTACATACGCCTAACCCAGAGACAGCTGCTCAGCCATTCTGTCCCATAGCATGCCTTTTATTTTCGTGCTTGTTTTGCTTGACCGCAGCTTGTCTTTGTTCATTTCGTTCATGGTCAAATACAAATCAATCTCCCAAGGTGTAAAATTCACGCTTTTTACCTTCTTTTCACTCTCACTTTTCAGGCTTACATCGGCAGACGACATCTTTAATAAGCAGGAAGTAACAAGTAAAACCTCAACCCAAAAGTAACCggaagtaatttcaatttagcgaTTTCGCTATATATTTAACGATTTCGTTATGTTACTATGATCGATAAATTGATACCAACAACTATAAATATAACAACTCGTCAGGTAACGGTCAGTATGATATTTAGCGACAGTTAAAAAAGCGATTCGTCAAATTTTAGCGAATGTACTCACAACTGGCCCATTGAATGGTTCGAgttatgaaacaaaatgaaaacatcaaataacaCAAATTACATTTAGAAAAAAGGTCATTATATACCATGTTCACGGTCAGTACACAACATACAAGTATCTTAATTGATATCggttataaaataacaattgatatTAACTCGTTTAGTCTTTTTTCGACATACTAGTAATAAgattatgataatattataataatttcaatcgtaataatgaatttatgacAACGTTAGAATTAAACCCAGTCAGAACAAAGCGACGAAACGCACGTCGATGTATTGTAATTGCATACCCTTGCTCCTCCGAAGTCGACCAGTTGTGTGCCAGAAATGctcaaacaatgaaaactaaaagGACAAGCcgacattcaaatataaatcatgttaagatgcacaaggcaagggcccaaacgacactgaactagagacatACACGAATATAAATAGCTTTACCGATATatggattaccgccttggaacggtcagtgaaactcTAGTAGCTGTGCTTAAACTAGAATATATGGCCATAACCTATGAGCACACTGTAAACGCCAGCGTTTGTCTCTTTACGATAACATTACTGAACTATGCTTGCGTCTTGATGGCGTTCCTCTGACATGCGCCAGATTTTGTAATTACGCGTGGAACTTAACATGTCGTTTTAAAAGGCAATAAATATCCACTTCTTGCAATACCTTCTGACAAAATATTTCCTATGTGATGCGATAATATCCAAATAGTTATGACATTGGGATGAACAAAGACAAACTGCACTAGTTATGTGTTGAATATATAACAGAGAATCAAATTCACCACAATTATAAGTCAAATAAAATGATTGCGAGATGACATCAAATCAGTTAATGGAGCgtattcatttcattgtaagCATCTTATTGATAAgaaatttgattttaagtttAGTTTCGAACACTCTGTTGACAAATCCTTGCTGTTGGTCGAaccaaatgttaacatttagaTTCAGTGTGGATAAAGGAACAACGGTATAATATTGGATTTGATTTAAAGTCTAGTTTCGCACACTTCGTTGTCAAAGCCTGACTTTGTGTCCAACAGATTTTGAACATTCAGCTTGGTTTGAATCTCTGCCTGgaataaaatacaatgttgtgCAAAGTAGTGTCGAAAATGCATTTACAtctgaatattttacaatgaaatggTCCAAAAACAACTTGAAAATAATGGGTAAATTGAAGtaaaaactttaattattcaagTAGTGTGCTAAACAGTATGACCTTAATGCATAAAATGTACTTATAAACTGGATGTTATATTTACGCCGTACTTACCGGTATCCAAAAACAGGAATAAACGAAAACAATGTATTCTTGGATTACTTTTATGCTGTATATTACGATTGTTAGTGCCAATATAAATGATACTAATGATATTATCAAGGAGGTGGTCTTCCAAATGCAACCGGTCCTAAAGAAAAGATATCCATTtggacaatattttaagaacttTCCGTCATAGTTGATCATAACCGTTTTGTTAcatttgaatgaataaatacatttagCATTAACCGCATCTTCACAGTTTTCACAAGAAAAATCAGCAAGTTTATTATCCTCTTCACAACTCTTCACACATTTATCATCTCCTAAAATAACAGGAAGTTGGAATGGTGCCTCTTCGGGACATATGGAGCAGCGCCTGTTGATGATATATGCATTGCCTTTAGGGCAAGTCTCAACACATACATTGccattttcaaacattgtttgAGGACAATCATTTACGCAGTAGGCAAGCTTACCTATCATTTGCGTAAATTTCGCACATCTTACACATTTTCCGTCAAATATATGATTTGCTTCAGATGGACATGCCATTAAACAActtccattaaaataaaatgtatcgtTTGGACAGTAACTTGCGCAATGTATGCTGTTAACTGTTTTAAGTTCCTCTCCTAATCTAATTTCGGTCTTTCCATGCACCTTTACGTTTTCACTTAAAGGACATTGTTGGACACATGTCAATGTGAAATTCACTTCAAGTATAAATGGTCGTGTATCCGTACATTGCACCGTGCATGTGTTCGTCTGAAAGTCATATATGGTATAAGGTTTAGAACACGAACCAACGCAAGTCAATGATGTCAAATTGTATGTTTGAACTCTATAAACGTTCCAGTCACGTTCCCATGTTTGATATGTTAAAATCGTTGGTTGCAAAAATGGCGCATACGACGGGCACGTGCTCAGACAAGtatcattcaaataataataacctTTTGGACAGAATGATACACAGCTTCCATTTGAAGCAAGTTCGCTTTCCAAACATGAATCATTACAGGCCAAATAATTGTAGAAGTCATTATTTAAAAGCACATTGCACCGTGACCTTGAACAATTTATCGGAGGTTTTACTgttgaaattaatttcttttcttGTGGACAGTGTTTAACACATGTCCTATTCAGCGAAAGGGACATTTCTGACGGACAGTGATGAACACAACTATTGTTGTACAAAAATAAGTTCGGCTAACAATTAACGACACATTCGTATCCCTCTTTTCCTGAATTGTAGATCACAGACTGCTTATTTTCGTTATCATTGCAACTTGACACACAAGTGTTGTTCCTGAGATATTGATTTTTGGAACAATGTTCTACACAATCTGTTCCATTACTATAAAGGTTTTCCGGACAGGTGTTGACACAGTGTTTAGTACTGCATCTTTCATAATACGGGTAGCTATTGTAACAGTTTGATTCCACCCACCTGAATGTTCCATTTGGACATCTCTCAAGACAGTCGACATGTCTGTAAATGTAACCAACACAGTGAGGTGTACACGAACCATTTTGCACATAGCTATTGGTAGGACAATTTTTAAGGCAAAACTTATGTCCTCCATAATGAACATGTTCTGCACATTCAGAACGATAGTAGATATCATCATTGCAGATGAAAGGTTTATCAAAAGAGCACTTTGCTACACACTCAAACTTTTTGGTAAATCTGCTGTTTGCTACggtaatattgttaaaacatttttcaccaCAAAAAAATGGGTTAGACGAGAATGTGTCAATACCGCAGTTGGTAATACACAATTTATCTTCAATAAAAGGCTTATCTTTCGGGCATTTACACATAAACTGTAATAAGATTTCATTGCATTCCTGTAGGCATTGTCCACCTGTCTCGACATACTTCGGTGGACAAGATTTCATACACACATAGTTCAAATACACCATCTGCGAAGGACATCTTGATACACATACGTCATTATGTACATATTGCGCACATTTATTAGTACATTGTATGTACTCTATATCATTAACAGTCATGTTTTGGATGTATTGCTGTTCCGGCGGACATTTTGAAACACACCGATATTCATCCGAGGTCACATGAATCAGCTGTTTTGGGCAGCGTTTTAGACATTCATTGTTGAAATTAACCTCATTCTTGTCACAGGCATGTATGCACTTCTTTTCAACGAACATATCAGTTCCTGTAGCCTTTAAAGTTTCACGATACACGTAGGTGTTTGGGCAAGACAAAACACACTGTCGGGATTCGTCAACAAAGTCAACCCCACAATCAAACACACACGTATTGTTCCTGATATAAAATGGTTCAGAGCAATCCGAAACGCAACCTGCATCTGAAGCAAACGGTTTGTGATCGGGGCACTGCGATGCACAAAGCAGAAGGACCTGGCAGAgacaaatgaagaaaataaatcaataacgCCTGTTTGGTTTGTGAAATAGAGTGGTTCAGGGCACTGTGGTATTTTGGCACAAATAGTTCTGAACAGCCTGACATAATAAAAAGGGCGCGTTTTAAACGATATGAAATGGGTTCATTTTAAATGTTCCGCTATTTAAATACTTGTCTGGTGACCATTTGCTTGACAGTAAGTCACTATATTTATAGGTTATTGAatctatataaacatatatgctGTGTAATATCAGAACGAATGGCTACATATAGTGTGGTATACATTATGAAACCTTTCCATTATATACGGTAAAATCAGAGTACTGTtactataaacaaaataattacatattttctttattttaaatcgaatagaaaagtaaaattaaaaaagtaaaattaatataaCGTAACTGCTACGtccttatattttttaatcattttatccAATGGAATcggttttatataaatacaagaaACACCACAAAatgacgaaaccaggttttcaatggtTGACAGAAGATCTTCAGCCTATGTtgtgaaaaatatttgtaagcTGATTTTTGCGTATTGTGTGTTTGGTAATCTAATCCCATGATAGGTTTCTATTGACCCTTCCTACAAACCAACAACTAACAATTAGGCAACCATAACTGAAGATACTGAATTTCAATCGTTTTTCTATCTtaagtagcagtgaccttgatcttgatcCTTGAGTTCCCAATCCTAATCCCAAGAAAGGTATCGATAAACATTTCCCATGT
The sequence above is drawn from the Mya arenaria isolate MELC-2E11 chromosome 14, ASM2691426v1 genome and encodes:
- the LOC128218567 gene encoding proprotein convertase subtilisin/kexin type 5-like gives rise to the protein MSLSLNRTCVKHCPQEKKLISTVKPPINCSRSRCNVLLNNDFYNYLACNDSCLESELASNGSCVSFCPKGYYYLNDTCLSTCPSYAPFLQPTILTYQTWERDWNVYRVQTYNLTSLTCVGSCSKPYTIYDFQTNTCTVQCTDTRPFILEVNFTLTCVQQCPLSENVKVHGKTEIRLGEELKTVNSIHCASYCPNDTFYFNGSCLMACPSEANHIFDGKCVRCAKFTQMIGKLAYCVNDCPQTMFENGNVCVETCPKGNAYIINRRCSICPEEAPFQLPVILGDDKCVKSCEEDNKLADFSCENCEDAVNAKCIYSFKCNKTVMINYDGKFLKYCPNGYLFFRTGCIWKTTSLIISLVSFILALTIVIYSIKVIQEYIVFVYSCFWIPVSTA